In a genomic window of Candidatus Chazhemtobacterium aquaticus:
- the rplE gene encoding 50S ribosomal protein L5, producing MNTLKQTFNQNIIPSLQKELKLDNPLAIPRLTKITINTSSSEFHHDKDLLEKTILWLSAISGQKPKTARAKKSIATFNLREGDTIGLYVTLRGERMYHFFQKLVNIVLPRTKDFQGVKPTSFDSRGNYTLGLNEQIVFPEVDYDKIGRVQGLEIVISTSARDSQSALKLLTALGMPFAKEESNA from the coding sequence ATGAACACTCTTAAACAAACTTTTAATCAAAATATCATTCCATCTCTCCAGAAAGAACTGAAGCTGGATAATCCCCTAGCTATTCCTCGGCTAACGAAAATAACCATTAACACTAGCTCTTCTGAATTTCACCACGATAAAGATTTGCTGGAAAAAACTATACTCTGGCTTTCTGCTATTTCCGGTCAAAAGCCAAAAACTGCTCGCGCCAAAAAATCCATTGCCACCTTCAATCTAAGAGAAGGAGATACCATCGGTCTTTATGTCACTCTCAGAGGAGAACGTATGTATCACTTCTTCCAGAAATTAGTTAACATCGTCCTACCTCGCACCAAAGATTTCCAAGGAGTAAAACCTACCAGTTTTGATTCACGCGGCAACTATACCCTGGGTCTTAATGAGCAAATTGTCTTTCCGGAGGTTGATTATGATAAAATTGGACGTGTTCAGGGGCTAGAAATTGTCATCAGCACCTCAGCCCGGGACTCTCAATCTGCCCTTAAGCTTCTCACTGCTCTAGGAATGCCTTTTGCAAAAGAGGAGTCTAATGCATAA
- a CDS encoding type Z 30S ribosomal protein S14: MAKTSKIIKSKRLKESQHSTRGINRCHICGRSRGYIRIFGLCRLCFRELAHKGELPGVVKYSK; this comes from the coding sequence ATGGCCAAAACGTCGAAAATCATCAAATCTAAACGCCTCAAAGAGAGTCAACACTCAACCAGAGGCATCAATCGCTGTCATATATGCGGACGGTCTCGTGGATACATCCGTATTTTTGGTCTCTGCAGACTTTGTTTCCGTGAACTAGCTCATAAAGGAGAATTACCCGGCGTTGTCAAATACAGTAAATAA